The sequence below is a genomic window from Mycobacterium heidelbergense.
AAGTTCTAGACTGCGCGTAGTCGACGATTCCAATCCACAAGCGAGGCAAGGTGCTTGGCATTCACGCCGAGCTTCTTCGCGACGGCGGCGACACCGCCGTTCACATCGACCAGGCGGCCGAACAGGCTGCCCGCAACCGGTTCGATCTCTCCGGGCTCGCGCGCCACTTCGACATCTGGATCTGCAGCGCTCGGTACCGTGAGTCGTCGATGTAGTCCAGTTCGTGAGCGCGATAGATGATCGCGGCAGCGGACATGCCCCACGACCCCTTTAGGCTGATGAAGTGCCTTAATGTGGGCTTGTCAACCATGGCTGCGTCGAAGTCGTCGCGCGGGAACAGCAGGGTACCCGCGAATCGGTTGGCTTCGCTCTCTGTGGTGTCGTGGCGCCGGCTGTGGAACATCAGGTGTCCGCACTCGTGGCCTACAGTGATCCTGAATCGGTCGCCGGTGACGAACGGGTCCGTGCCAATGACCGGGATACCGTTCACCCATGACGACAGTCCGTCGAGGCCGGGGAGATGGGGTATCGGCACTAGACAGACGCCCGCGCGCTCGACGGCCGCGGTGAGGTTACGTATGGGACCGTTATCCTCTTGGCCGAGCAAGGCGCGGAATTCGCCGCTCAATTCATCGATTTCGTTGAGGTCCGACGTGCTGGGGACGCGCTGTAGCAGCACGCGGGGGGCGTTCGGCGTGACATCGAGCAGTTCTCCAAACACTTCACCGGCGAGACGGAGAAGCTCTTTGGCGCGTTTCTTCGCGGCGACGGCGGTGGAGGCGCGGGCGCGGTGGATGGGCTCCGACATGTCTGGCAGGGTGAGGCGGCGTGGGTCGTATCCGATAGCGGTCAGATCGCCGTTGAATGGGCGTCGCCCGC
It includes:
- a CDS encoding XRE family transcriptional regulator → MNRLRAFRDIEGLNQADLAGLVGLSVPMVSAIESGRRPFNGDLTAIGYDPRRLTLPDMSEPIHRARASTAVAAKKRAKELLRLAGEVFGELLDVTPNAPRVLLQRVPSTSDLNEIDELSGEFRALLGQEDNGPIRNLTAAVERAGVCLVPIPHLPGLDGLSSWVNGIPVIGTDPFVTGDRFRITVGHECGHLMFHSRRHDTTESEANRFAGTLLFPRDDFDAAMVDKPTLRHFISLKGSWGMSAAAIIYRAHELDYIDDSRYRALQIQMSKWRASPERSNRLRAACSAAWSM